AGATTAAACAAATACCACCAGACAAGCCTGCCTCCAAGATAATAAGCAAACAGCAAGAAGCAAGCCACAGCTTTTTCTAaggcaaacaaagaaaaaacctctTTGTGAGCTGGAGTTCTGCCCTTTCCAGTTTGCCCAGACTTGCCACTTCCCTCGCTCTGTGTTCTGCCATGGTATGGACATAGCCCAAGGAGGGGTTTTTTGCTGACATGCTCACACCAGACAAAGCTCCCTTTCATCAAGTGTTCCACTGTGCTCCAACACCAGGCTCCAGAAATCAGCAATGCCAGGCAGCCTTCTATGGCTGAGTTAGAAACCCCTGCTGCTTAGAATAGGAGCCACAATATCTGTAAATTGGATCCTTTACTGGGATATCAACACTAAGAGTATCCACATAAACCAGCAACAAAAACTTTTGTTATCACATCAAACCTACTGTGTTTGATACCTTCACTACAACTTGTATCCATCTGGTATTAGAGACCCTGACAAAAATAAGGAGCTCAAAGCCAGAAACAGCAGGATTTACCTTCCAGAAAAGCCAAGGCAGTTACAGCATTGATGAAAATTTTCACTCCAGCTTCCTACATGGTGCAAGTTGCAGTTTTAAACCCAAACTCCATTTCCTTATAAACtcaagctttttttttctgcaacagATCAAATATTAGAAGAATACTTTTGCTTCCATTCagtaccaaaaaaacccacccagctCTCCCCAGATTTTTCAGCTGAAGACAGGCAGCCAGCAAGCTTTCCCAAAACTCAGTGTTTTGTTGTGATCTGAAATAAAGATGGATGTTCACTGCTACACCTCTTTAACTACAAAGCTTTCTGCAATTATTAGAAATCGACAGAATAAGCTTTAAGAGCAATGTTAAAAGcctgggggaaaaataaaaccaaaccaaacaaaaaccccaaacaaacaaacaaaagcacacTACCAAAAGAAGTCAGAAGCATTTTAAGCaagtttttatttttctactCCCACAACTAGAAATAACCAGACAACTAATTCCCCATTTCTTTTTGCTAAAATATTGGGGTGTGATGGAACCCAGCCCACAAATAAATGCATGCtttgaagaaggaaaaataaagagtTATTTCTGTGATTTGTGCCTCACAGTCAAACTTGAATGACCCTGAGAGAAGTCTGTGCAGACAAATCACTGGAAAGATTTATGTGCAGTTTGCTAGATCTGTTTCCCACCCCCCCTTTGTGTTATTGCTCTGCAAATTAGAGATTGTTTTTTAGCAAGTACCAATTTTGACTAAAACCCACCATAAAGAGTGCTACAATATTGCTTTTTATTACAAATACGCAGAACTTTTTTGAAAATATAAATGTGTAAAACAATCCACCAACTGTACAGTGCATTTACAGGACACAGCCCAGAAAGGAACATGCAGTGTAAAGAACTGCTTTATACATTTAGCCCTTGGCCACAAAGAACTTGGCAGTACTACCACGACTTTAATGACTAtagggtggaaaaaaaaattaaaaacaaaaaaaagctcaGTTATACATCTAACTTTACCATGAGGTTGGGATACATACAACATCGTACAGGGAAGAGTTGTTTTTAACTAGAAACCGTCATCATGTTGTAACTCTTGGAAGGGCTGGATCTGCCAATCCTCCACTCCTCCTTGCAGCTGGTCCTGCTCTCCAGCTGTTTGGCCGCCTTCCCCCCAGGCTGGGGGCTTTCGTACAGCACACAGATAGACCCATCCTCACCTATGCGATAGGACACTTCGAAAGGGTCGACCCACAGCGTTAATTCGCTGGGTAAGAGCTGGAAGAGCCTCTCGTGGCTCAGTCCGATCATCCCCGCCGCCTTTCCTATCAAGGGGTCCATCTTATGGTTGATCCTGATGCAGCGGTAGCCGGAGCCCTTGGAGGGCACCAGGGGGAACCAGTGGTGCCTGTAGTGCTCTGCGGGAGGGAACAAAGAGGAGGCTCTGCGCGGGGCTGCGCTCCGCCGGAGCCCGCGGGGTGCGGGAGGGATGCGGGGGAGGGATGGAAAGAGGGGATGGAAAGAGGGGATGGAAAGAGGGGATGGAAAGAGGGGATGCCCCCCCGGCACTCACCGCGCATCGCCTCCTGCAGGCACTCGCGGAAGCACCGCAGCTGCTCCTCGCCGACCCCGCCGGCGGCCCGCAGGAGGCGGGTGACGAACGCGGCCGCCGTGGAGATCTCGGTCCTCATgtccgccccggccccgctgccagcgccgcccggcccggcccccgcgcaGCAGCCGCACGGCGCGGGCGGCACGGGGCGGGTTTGTTGTGCCGGCCGCGGGGGGGCGGCACCGGCGCGGACGCACGGACGGCCCGACACACGGACGGCCCGCCCCGCCGGGACGCGCTCGGGGACACCGGCCGGacgcggccccgccgctcactcGGCCCAACGGAATTAACGGGCGCGACGCGCGGCCGCGCTCCCGGCCCGGCGCTGCCCTCACGGCCAGCCCCGCTATCCCTCCCGCGGCTCCATCGCCGCTGCCTcgttccctctctctctctttcacagGACGCAATACAAGCACAGACTAAAATCCCCCTCCGTTTCAAACACACAGCCCCGAGGTCGGCTCTGACGTGCCGGATTTCCTTTCCCTCTACCAGCAAATGAGGAAACTCTTGATATTTGCCCAAAACCCAGACTATTCCTCTCCTAACCAGCTCTCGGGTCTGGATCAAGATGCGGTTTTGTTAGAGCAAGTTTTCACCGAAGTGCCATTTGCATGTCAGTACCTCATACTTtagcagctgctggtgcctcgtCTGATTCAGTCACccatttcagttttgttttacTCGTGTTCTGAGAATCAGAATACAAAAATACATTCACATCCACCTTCGTTGTAACAAGGAACACAGAAACACCACTTGCATTGGAGTTACAGAACTCTTGCTAGCATTTAGAATAAACATACCATGAGTCAGAATACAAAATACATTCACATCCACCTTCGTTGTAACAAGGAACACAGAAACACCACTTGCATTGGAGTTACAGAACTCTTGCTAGCATTTAGAATAAACATACCATTAGCAGCACTGAGAACTGTCCAAATCCACACATAAATTGTTAACCTCAATGCTAGATTATGCTAAAGAGCACCCCCCTTCCACAATGTGTGCACCCAAATGAATAAATGCACAAAGTCCCTGTTGTCCCAGTGATTTTACTCTTAAGTCAGTAAAACAAGATACTGCTAAAGCCAGGACAGACATTAAGGGCCCTGGTTTTAACTTGCTAGTGAGAAATTAAAGTAATGGTAAGAGCAGAAAGCAAATGAATCAAGCAAATGAAAGGAAGCTAAAAGTATTGCAAGAGTCAAATGGTAATGCTAAAA
This region of Melospiza melodia melodia isolate bMelMel2 chromosome 10, bMelMel2.pri, whole genome shotgun sequence genomic DNA includes:
- the LOC134422417 gene encoding protein BTG1-like, yielding MRTEISTAAAFVTRLLRAAGGVGEEQLRCFRECLQEAMREHYRHHWFPLVPSKGSGYRCIRINHKMDPLIGKAAGMIGLSHERLFQLLPSELTLWVDPFEVSYRIGEDGSICVLYESPQPGGKAAKQLESRTSCKEEWRIGRSSPSKSYNMMTVSS